In the genome of Vicia villosa cultivar HV-30 ecotype Madison, WI linkage group LG7, Vvil1.0, whole genome shotgun sequence, one region contains:
- the LOC131617402 gene encoding cytochrome P450 CYP736A12-like, with translation MSSATILSFILFTFTFLLFKFFLHPKQNTLNHKKPPGPPTLPIIGNLHLLGKLPHRTLQTLSKKYGPIMSLQLGQVPTVVISSSKTAELFLKTHDIVFASRPKIQASKIFSYGSVGLSFSEYGPYWRSVRKLCALKLLSASKVEMFAPIRKDELDVVVKSLEKAALVGEVVNVSDVVETLIEDIVYKMILGRSKYQRFDLKRIVKQTMILFGAFNLADYVTWLGHFDLQGITRACKKTSKELDGVLEVIISDHEQATNVDKPHHEEDFVDMLLSTMHQTKDLENGQNNVINRTHIKAILLDLIVAGIDTSATVIEWALSELLRNPRVMKKLQDEIQNEVGHMRMIEENDLKKLNYLDMVVDEILRLYPVGPLLLPRECRENITIDGYFIEKKTRVIVNAWAIGRDHDVWSQNADEFYPERFIDKKMNFHGQEFECIPFGSSRRRCPGIHLGLITVKLVIAQLIHCFNWELPRNITPSNLNMEEKFGLTIPRAHHLYAIPRYRLVSNDKFE, from the exons ATGTCTTCTGCAACAATACTTTCTTTCATTCTCTTCACTTTCACGTTCCTTTTATTCAAATTTTTCTTGCATCCAAAACAAAATACCTTAAACCATAAGAAGCCACCTGGGCCACCAACACTACCTATAATCGGAAACCTTCACTTGTTAGGCAAACTTCCACATCGAACACTTCAAACACTCTCCAAAAAATATGGTCCGATCATGTCCTTACAACTCGGTCAAGTCCCAACTGTTGTCATTTCATCTTCAaaaacagcagaattatttctcAAAACACACGACATAGTTTTCGCGAGCCGACCAAAGATTCAAGCATCTAAGATCTTCTCTTACGGTTCTGTAGGGCTGTCTTTTTCTGAGTATGGTCCTTATTGGCGAAGTGTAAGAAAACTATGCGCTTTGAAACTTCTTAGTGCTTCTAAAGTTGAGATGTTTGCTCCTATTAGAAAAGATGAGTTGGATGTTGTGGTTAAATCTTTAGAGAAAGCTGCTTTGGTGGGTGAGGTTGTGAATGTTAGTGATGTTGTAGAGACTTTGATTGAAGATATTGTGTATAAGATGATATTGGGTAGGAGTAAGTATCAACGGTTTGACTTGAAGAGAATTGTTAAGCAAACAATGATTTTATTTGGAGCTTTTAATCTAGCTGATTATGTTACTTGGTTGGGCCATTTTGATCTTCAG GGAATTACACGAGCTTGCAAGAAAACAAGTAAAGAACTTGATGGAGTGTTGGAGGTGATAATATCAGACCATGAACAAGCTACTAATGTAGACAAACCTCATCATGAAGAAGATTTTGTAGACATGCTTCTTTCAACTATGCATCAAACTAAAGATTTAGAAAATGGACAAAATAATGTTATCAATCGTACTCACATCAAGGCAATATTACTAGACTTGATTGTGGCTGGAATTGATACATCAGCTACCGTAATTGAGTGGGCGTTATCTGAACTTTTAAGGAATCCAAGAGTGATGAAAAAACTTCAAGATGAGATACAAAATGAAGTAGGACATATGAGGATGATTGAAGagaatgatttgaagaagttaaatTACTTAGATATGGTGGTTGATGAGATATTAAGACTTTATCCGGTAGGACCTTTATTACTTCCTCGTGAATGTAGAGAGAATATAACAATTGATGGTTATTTTATCGAGAAAAAGACGCGCGTTATTGTAAATGCATGGGCAATAGGAAGGGATCATGATGTTTGGTCACAAAATGCAGATGAATTTTATCCTGAAAGATTTATTGACAAGAAAATGAACTTTCATGGACAAGAGTTTGAGTGTATACCATTCGGTTCTAGTCGGAGACGTTGTCCTGGGATTCATTTGGGCTTGATTACAGTAAAATTGGTTATAGCTCAATTGATACATTGTTTTAATTGGGAACTTCCACGTAATATTACTCCTTCAAATTTGAATATGGAAGAGAAATTTGGACTCACTATACCTAGAGCTCACCACCTGTACGCAATACCAAGATATCGTTTGGTAAGTAATGACAAATTTGAATAG
- the LOC131620737 gene encoding cytochrome P450 CYP736A12-like: MSSAAITVLAFLFITFCFTYFLFTFFSNPKQKNINHKKPPGPPTLPIIGNLHILGKLPHQKLHSLSKKYGPIMSIQLGQVPAVVISSSKAAELFLKTHDLVFASRPKTQASEILSYGSKGVAFSEYGPYYRSVRKLCTLKLLSPSKVEMFAPIRKEKLSVMVKSLEKAALVGEVVNVSKVVENVIEDIVYKMVLGRSKYEQFDLKGLVQQVGILLGAFNLVDYVPWLGKLDIQGLTRACKKVSRAVDDALEVIITEHEQVTNVDKIRCEDFIDILLSIVYQTIDQESELNNVIDRSNIKAILLDMLLATIDTSSISTEWTISELVRHPRVMKILQNEIQNEVGNKRMVEEKDLRNFNYLDMVIDEAMRLHPVGPLLIPRESRESITIDDYFIKEKTRVMINAWAIGRDPNVWSKNVEEFYPERFIDKKMNYQGQEFESIPFGSGRRRCPGIQLGLTTIKLVTAQLIHCFNWELPYNMSPSNLNMEEKFGLSVPRAQNLYAIPKYRLVDVELD; this comes from the exons ATGTCTTCTGCAGCAATAACAGTACTAGCGTTCCTTTTCATCACTTTCTGTTTCACATACTTTTTATTCACATTCTTCTCAAATCCAAAACAGAAAAACATCAACCACAAAAAGCCACCAGGTCCACCAACATTACCAATAATCGGAAACCTTCACATATTAGGCAAACTTCCTCATCAAAAACTTCATTCACTCTCCAAAAAATATGGCCCAATCATGTCCATACAACTTGGTCAAGTACCAGCAGTTGTCATTTCATCTTCAAAAGCAGCAGAACTATTCCTCAAAACTCACGACTTAGTTTTCGCAAGCCGGCCAAAGACTCAAGCATCTGAGATCCTGTCTTACGGTTCCAAAGGGGTGGCTTTTTCTGAGTATGGTCCTTATTATCGTAGTGTAAGGAAACTTTGCACTTTGAAACTTCTTAGTCCTTCCAAAGTTGAGATGTTTGCTCCTATTAGAAAAGAGAAGTTAAGTGTTATGGTTAAATCATTGGAGAAAGCTGCTTTGGTGGGTGAGGTTGTGAATGTTAGTAAGGTTGTAGAGAATGTTATAGAGGATATTGTGTATAAGATGGTGTTGGGTAGGAGTAAGTATGAACAATTTGACTTGAAGGGGTTGGTTCAACAAGTAGGAATTTTGCTTGGAGCTTTTAATCTTGTTGATTATGTTCCTTGGCTTGGCAAACTTGATATTCAG GGATTGACACGAGCTTGCAAAAAAGTCAGTAGAGCAGTTGATGATGCACTAGAGGTGATAATAACAGAACATGAACAAGTTACTAATGTAGACAAAATTCGGTGCGAAGATTTTATAGACATACTTCTTTCAATTGTATACCAAACTATTGATCAGGAGAGTGAATTAAATAATGTCATTGATCGGTCTAACATCAAGGCTATTTTACTCGACATGTTATTGGCAACAATTGATACATCTTCTATTTCAACTGAGTGGACTATATCTGAACTTGTCAGGCATCCAAGAGTCATGAAAATCTTGCAAAATGAAATACAAAATGAAGTGGGAAATAAGAGAATGGTTGAAGAGAAGGATTTgagaaattttaattatttagataTGGTGATTGATGAAGCCATGAGACTTCATCCAGTTGGGCCCTTACTAATCCCCCGTGAATCTAGAGAGAGTataacaattgatgattattttataaaagaaaagaCACGAGTTATGATAAATGCATGGGCAATAGGAAGAGATCCTAATGTTTGGTCCAAAAATGTTGAAGAGTTCTATCCTGAGAGATTCATTGATAAGAAAATGAATTATCAAGGACAAGAGTTTGAATCAATACCATTTGGTTCTGGCCGTAGGCGTTGTCCTGGGATTCAATTGGGATTAACCACTATTAAACTTGTTACAGCACAGTTGATTCATTGTTTTAATTGGGAACTTCCATATAATATGAGTCCTTCTAATTTGAATATGGAGGAGAAATTTGGACTCTCTGTGCCAAGAGCTCAAAATTTATACGCAATACCGAAATATCGTTTGGTTGATGTCGAGCTTGATTAA